A region of the Pseudomonas anguilliseptica genome:
GCAGATCATCGGGGTGCAGGCGCGGCTTGAGGTCACGCAGCATCACCTTTACCTCGTCCGGCTCCAGGCCGAAGATTTCCTTGAGGCGCGAGTGATGCACTTCATCGCTCTGCAGGTCCCAGTCCCACAGACCCAGTTCGCTGGCTTCGATGGCCAGGGTCAGGCGCGCGCGGCTCTTGCTCAGGGCGTAGGTGGTTTCATCCAGTTCCAGGGTGCGCTCGGCCACACGCATTTCCAGCTCGCCATGGGCCAGGCGCAATTCGCGCTCGGCGCGGCGGCGCTGTTCCACCTCATGCGCCAGCTCGCCATTAAGCCCTTCGGCCTGCATCTTGGCGTGCTCCAGGTTGCTGATCAGCGCCTGGTTATGAAAACGCTGCAGCAGGCTGCGCTGCACCAGCCGATTGACCTGCCAGGCCACCACCAGCAAGGCCAGCAGCAGAATACTGCCGAGCAGGCCCCAGCCGCGCTGCAGCGGGTTATCACTGAGCAGCAGATAGCCCACCGAAGGCAGCAGGCAGGGCAAGGCAAGGCAAAACTGAGGAAGGCGGTAAAGCTGATGGCATAGGCCACGCTGGCCGAGAGAATCGCCGCAGCAATCAGGCCATAGACCACTGCCTGCAGGTAGAACACATCCGCCGGCACCAGGGCGATGGCGGCAAACGCCAAGGTCAACCCGGAAGCTCCTGCGCCGAGCAGAAATAGACGACGCCAATGGCGTTCGGCCTGACGGCTGGGCAAGGCATTGTTGAAGGCGCGCACCTGCACCAGGCGCAGCACGGCGAGGACCACCAGCCAGATCGACCAACCGATCAGCAATGCATGTGGCAGCCCACTCCATAACAGGAAGGCACACACCACGCCGCTGAGCAGCATAAACAGGGTCGGCACCTGCGAGCCCTGGTAGAGCATGCGGGTGCGTTCGGCGGCGATGTCTGTGGCGAATAGCTGAGCCACTTCCCGCCCGGAAGTCGGCTTGAAGCCGTTGGCGCCAGCGGATGAAGTCGATGCGGTCATAGGCGATTTTCTTATAGTGGTTGCCTAAACGTCGGCGCAGCATACGCGAGCTAGACGCTTCGCCCAAGCCAGACGTGCGCTAATTCACAGTACAAATACCCAACTTTCGGTGAGCGCGGCCACAGCCCGTCTACGCTGCTGAGCTGACTCACCAGTCGTCCACTAACCCCCTGGTTTGCCCTGCCTGGCGCAGCCCCCTAGAATGCCGCGATGCAAAATGACCCTGAACTCCTGATTGCCTCTCTTAACGATGCCCAGCGCCAGGCCGTCGCCGCGCGCGTGGGCCGCCAACTGGTGCTGGCCGGTGCTGGCTCTGGTAAAACCCGCGTGCTGGTGCACCGTATCGCCTGGTTGATCCAGATCGAGAATGCCTCGCCGCACAGCATTCTATCGGTGACCTTTACCAACAAGGCCGCCGCCGAGATGCGCCACCGCATCGAGCAGATGCTCGGCCATAACCCGGCCGGCATGTGGGTGGGCACCTTCCACGGCCTGGCCCACCGCCTGCTGCGCGCGCACTGGCAGGAAGCCGGCCTGGCCGAGAACTTCCAGATTCTTGATTCCGACGATCAGCAGCGCATCGTCAAACGGGTGATCCGCGACCTCGGCCTGGACGAACAACGCTGGCCGCCGAAACAGGCGCAGTGGTTTATCAACGGGCAGAAGGATGAAGGCCTGCGGCCGAAGAACATCCAGCCCGGCGGCGACCTGTTCCTCGCCACCATGCTGAAGATCTACGAAGCCTACGAAGCCGCCTGCGCCCGCGCCGGGGTGATCGACTTCTCCGAGCTGCTGCTGCGAGCGCTGGATCTGTGGCGGGACAAACCAGGCCTGCTGGAGCATTACCAACGGCGTTTCCGGCATATCCTGGTCGACGAATTCCAGGACACCAACGCCGTGCAATACGCCTGGCTGCGCCTGCTCGCCAAGGGCGGCGACAGCCTGATGGTAGTCGGTGACGACGATCAGTCGATCTACGGCTGGCGCGGGGCGAAGATCGAGAACATCCAACAATTCTCCGATGACTTTGCCGACGCCGAAGTGATCCGCCTGGAGCAGAACTACCGCTCCACCGCCGGTATCCTCAAGGCCGCCAACGCGCTGATCGCCAATAACCAGGGGCGTCTGGGCAAGGAACTGTGGACCGAAGACGGCGACGGCGAGCCTATCAACCTGTACTCGGCGTTCAACGAGCACGACGAAGCGCGTTATGTCGTGGAGTCGATCGAGGACGCCCTGCGCAAGGACGGCCTCAAGCGCAGCGAAATCGCCATCCTGTATCGCTCCAACGCCCAGTCGCGGGTGCTGGAAGAAGCCCTGCTGCGCGAGAAGATCCCCTACCGTATCTACGGCGGCCAGCGCTTCTTTGAACGCGCGGAAATCAAGAACGCCATGGCCTACCTGCGCCTGCTCGACGGCCGCGGCAACGACGCGGCGCTGGAGCGGGTGATCAACGTGCCGGCGCGCGGTATCGGTGAGAAGAGTGTCGAGACCCTCCGCGAATACGCCCGCGCCCATGATGTGTCGATGTGGGAAGCGATTCGCCTGATGGTCGCCGCCAAGGCCCTGCCAGGCCGCGCGTCGAGCGCGCTGGCCGGGTTTATCGAACTGATCGAAAACCTAGCGGCCAAGGCGCTGAGCATGCCGCTGCACCTGATGACCCAGACGGTGATCGAGCAGAGCGGGCTGATCGCCTATCACAAGGCCGAAAAAGGCGAAAAAGCCCAGGCTCGCATCGAGAACCTTGAGGAACTGGTCAGCGCCGCGCGCACCTTCGAGAACAACGAAGACGATGAACTCAGCCCGCTGCAGGCCTTTCTGACCCACGCCTCACTGGAAGCCGGCGACACCCAGGCCGCGGAAAACGAGGACAGCGTGCAGCTGATGACTCTGCACAGCGCCAAGGGCCTGGAATTTCCCCAGGTATTTCTGGTGGGCATGGAAGAAGGCCTGTTCCCACACAAGATGAGCCTGGAAGAACCCGGCCGTTTAGAAGAGGAGCGCCGCCTGGCCTACGTCGGTATCACCCGCGCCATGAGCAAGCTGGTGATCACCTACGCCGAAACCCGACGTCTGTATGGCAACGAGACCTACAACAAGGTGTCGCGCTTCGTCCGCGAGATTCCGCCGCAGCTGATTCAGGAAGTGCGCCTGTCCAATAGCGTCAGCCGGCCGTTCGGCGCGGTCAGCCGCAATATGGGCGGCAATAGCATGAGCGGTGGCAGTCTGTTCGCCGGCAGCGCCGTACCGGACACCGGCTTCAGCCTCGGCCAGCGTGTGCAGCATTCGCTGTTCGGCGAAGGCACCATCCTCAACTTCGAAGGCTCCGGCGCCCAGGCGCGGGTGCAGGTGAATTTCGAGAGCGAAGGCAGCAAATGGCTGATGCTCAGCTATGCCAAGCTGCAGGCGCTGTAATCGACAATCTATTCAAACAATAAGGAGCCGCCATGATCCGCCGCCCCCTGCTGCTTGCCAG
Encoded here:
- the uvrD gene encoding DNA helicase II; the protein is MQNDPELLIASLNDAQRQAVAARVGRQLVLAGAGSGKTRVLVHRIAWLIQIENASPHSILSVTFTNKAAAEMRHRIEQMLGHNPAGMWVGTFHGLAHRLLRAHWQEAGLAENFQILDSDDQQRIVKRVIRDLGLDEQRWPPKQAQWFINGQKDEGLRPKNIQPGGDLFLATMLKIYEAYEAACARAGVIDFSELLLRALDLWRDKPGLLEHYQRRFRHILVDEFQDTNAVQYAWLRLLAKGGDSLMVVGDDDQSIYGWRGAKIENIQQFSDDFADAEVIRLEQNYRSTAGILKAANALIANNQGRLGKELWTEDGDGEPINLYSAFNEHDEARYVVESIEDALRKDGLKRSEIAILYRSNAQSRVLEEALLREKIPYRIYGGQRFFERAEIKNAMAYLRLLDGRGNDAALERVINVPARGIGEKSVETLREYARAHDVSMWEAIRLMVAAKALPGRASSALAGFIELIENLAAKALSMPLHLMTQTVIEQSGLIAYHKAEKGEKAQARIENLEELVSAARTFENNEDDELSPLQAFLTHASLEAGDTQAAENEDSVQLMTLHSAKGLEFPQVFLVGMEEGLFPHKMSLEEPGRLEEERRLAYVGITRAMSKLVITYAETRRLYGNETYNKVSRFVREIPPQLIQEVRLSNSVSRPFGAVSRNMGGNSMSGGSLFAGSAVPDTGFSLGQRVQHSLFGEGTILNFEGSGAQARVQVNFESEGSKWLMLSYAKLQAL